A part of Streptomyces sp. NBC_01451 genomic DNA contains:
- a CDS encoding LacI family DNA-binding transcriptional regulator, which produces MAQATGPSRAQPATLSDVARLAGVSIATASKALNGRSQVRAETRQRVVDAAERLSFRPNQLARGLLAGRTGTVGLLTSDLEGRFSIPILMGAEDAFGAGEVAVFLCDARGDAIREQHHVRALLGRRVDGLIVVGSRTDPRPSLGRELPVPVVYAYAPSDDPADLSIVPDSVDAGRIAVTHLLACGRSRIAHITGDPGYLAARERAEGAMGALADAGLSPVEDPRFGAWSEGWGRAATALLLDRHPEVDGVLCGNDQIARGVMDVLRERGRRVPEDVSVMGFDDWHVLTSGARPPLTSVDLNLEEVGRAAAHALFSAIGGARRSGTEALPCRVVIRGSTAPLS; this is translated from the coding sequence ATGGCACAGGCCACCGGCCCCTCTCGTGCGCAACCCGCCACCCTGAGCGACGTGGCCCGCCTGGCGGGCGTGTCCATCGCCACCGCGTCCAAGGCGCTCAACGGCCGGAGCCAGGTGCGCGCCGAGACCCGGCAGCGAGTGGTCGACGCGGCAGAGCGGCTGTCGTTCCGCCCCAACCAGCTGGCCCGCGGCCTGCTCGCCGGGCGGACGGGCACGGTCGGTCTGCTGACCAGCGACCTGGAGGGCCGGTTCAGCATCCCGATCCTGATGGGCGCCGAGGACGCCTTCGGGGCGGGCGAGGTCGCCGTGTTCCTCTGCGACGCCCGTGGGGACGCGATCCGCGAACAGCACCATGTCCGGGCGCTGCTGGGCCGTCGGGTCGACGGTCTGATCGTGGTGGGCAGCCGGACCGACCCGCGTCCTTCGCTGGGCCGTGAACTCCCCGTCCCGGTGGTCTACGCGTACGCGCCCTCGGACGATCCGGCCGATCTGTCCATCGTCCCCGACAGCGTCGACGCCGGCCGGATCGCCGTGACACACCTGCTGGCGTGCGGCCGTTCCCGGATCGCGCACATCACCGGCGACCCCGGGTATCTCGCGGCGCGGGAGCGGGCCGAGGGGGCCATGGGCGCGCTCGCCGACGCCGGCCTGAGCCCGGTCGAGGATCCGAGGTTCGGCGCCTGGTCGGAGGGCTGGGGGCGGGCGGCCACCGCCCTGCTGCTCGACCGGCACCCGGAGGTCGACGGGGTGCTGTGCGGCAACGACCAGATCGCGCGCGGCGTCATGGACGTACTGCGCGAACGCGGCCGGCGGGTGCCTGAGGACGTGTCCGTCATGGGCTTCGACGACTGGCACGTCCTGACCTCCGGCGCCCGCCCACCGCTGACCAGCGTCGACCTGAACCTGGAGGAGGTCGGCCGGGCGGCGGCGCACGCCCTGTTCAGCGCGATCGGCGGGGCGCGGCGCTCCGGGACGGAGGCGCTGCCCTGCCGGGTGGTCATCAGGGGTTCGACGGCACCGCTGTCCTGA
- a CDS encoding carbohydrate ABC transporter permease gives MSSSVTTTSPAASAQATGGSRGAPRLRTRRLHNPGRPRRSILLTVLTGLILVYTVVPLIWLVISATKTQNGLASSSGMWFSSDFALWQNIHDTFTYHDGIFVRWLLNTLLYVVLGAGGATLLAILGGYALAKFTFPGKRAVFAVVIGAVAVPGTALAVPTFLMFSKMGLTDTPWAVIIPSLVSPFGLYLMWVFASEAIPTELMEAARIDGAGEIRTFFQVALPLLAPGTVTVLLFTTVATWNNYFLPLIMLKDPNWYPLTLGLDAWNNQAQTIGGDVVTNLVITGSLLTIIPLIAAFLLLQKYWQSGLSAGSVKE, from the coding sequence ATGAGCAGCTCCGTCACCACCACCTCCCCGGCCGCATCCGCACAGGCCACCGGCGGCTCCAGGGGCGCGCCCCGGCTGCGCACCCGCCGCCTGCACAACCCCGGCCGCCCCCGGCGCAGCATCCTGCTGACCGTGCTCACCGGCCTGATCCTGGTCTACACGGTCGTGCCCCTGATCTGGCTGGTCATCAGCGCCACCAAGACCCAGAACGGGCTGGCCAGTTCGTCCGGAATGTGGTTCAGCAGCGACTTCGCCCTCTGGCAGAACATCCACGACACGTTCACGTACCACGACGGCATCTTCGTCCGCTGGCTGCTGAACACCCTGCTGTACGTCGTGCTCGGCGCCGGCGGTGCCACCCTGCTGGCGATCCTCGGCGGCTACGCGCTGGCGAAGTTCACCTTCCCCGGCAAGCGCGCCGTGTTCGCCGTGGTCATCGGTGCCGTCGCGGTCCCGGGTACGGCCCTGGCGGTGCCCACCTTCCTGATGTTCAGCAAGATGGGGCTGACCGACACCCCGTGGGCGGTGATCATCCCCTCGCTCGTGTCGCCCTTCGGTCTCTATCTGATGTGGGTCTTCGCGTCCGAGGCCATCCCCACCGAGCTGATGGAGGCGGCCCGCATCGACGGAGCGGGCGAGATACGCACCTTCTTCCAGGTCGCCCTGCCCCTGCTCGCCCCCGGCACCGTGACCGTCCTGCTGTTCACCACGGTCGCGACCTGGAACAACTACTTCCTGCCGCTGATCATGCTCAAGGACCCCAACTGGTACCCGCTGACCCTCGGTCTGGACGCCTGGAACAACCAGGCCCAGACGATCGGCGGCGACGTCGTCACCAACCTGGTGATCACCGGTTCACTGCTGACCATCATCCCGCTGATCGCCGCGTTCCTGCTGCTCCAGAAGTACTGGCAGTCCGGCCTCTCCGCCGGAAGTGTCAAGGAGTGA
- a CDS encoding IclR family transcriptional regulator: protein MAAHDGPTLITSVQRAFRLMEAVSAHANGAPAKQLARETGLPLATAYHLLRTLVHDGYLRKLADGGFILGDKVRSLQIAGGGQELLSRVRPALAALRDELATAAYLTFYEEGEIRVAEIVDGPRAPRVDLWVGFEDAGHATALGKSVLRELDEDARMDYLSRHHLNDLTPRTITSRPELLRRIDSSPVAPAVTDLEEYALGTVCVAVPVYRGDTLGSLGVSMPADRLSRLPEIRARLIPVADRVTRSLSLTI, encoded by the coding sequence ATGGCTGCGCACGACGGCCCCACGCTCATCACCTCCGTCCAGCGGGCCTTCCGGCTGATGGAGGCGGTCAGCGCGCACGCGAACGGGGCGCCCGCCAAACAGCTGGCGCGCGAGACGGGGCTGCCCCTGGCCACCGCCTACCACCTGCTGCGCACGCTGGTCCACGACGGCTACCTGCGGAAACTGGCCGACGGCGGGTTCATCCTCGGCGACAAGGTGCGGTCGTTGCAGATCGCGGGCGGCGGGCAGGAACTGCTCAGTCGTGTCCGCCCCGCACTCGCCGCGCTGCGGGACGAACTGGCGACCGCCGCCTACCTCACCTTCTACGAGGAGGGCGAGATCCGGGTCGCCGAGATCGTCGACGGCCCCCGGGCGCCCCGCGTCGACCTCTGGGTGGGGTTCGAGGACGCGGGCCACGCCACCGCGCTGGGCAAGTCCGTGCTGCGGGAACTGGACGAGGACGCCCGCATGGACTACCTGTCCCGCCACCACCTCAACGACCTCACCCCGCGGACGATCACCAGCCGACCGGAACTGCTCCGGCGTATCGACTCCTCACCGGTGGCCCCGGCCGTCACCGACCTGGAGGAGTACGCCCTCGGCACGGTGTGTGTCGCCGTCCCCGTCTACCGGGGTGACACGCTCGGCTCGCTCGGTGTCTCCATGCCGGCCGACCGGCTCTCCCGGCTGCCGGAGATCCGGGCGCGGCTGATCCCGGTCGCCGACCGTGTGACCAGGAGTCTCTCGCTCACTATCTGA
- a CDS encoding carbohydrate ABC transporter permease codes for MTTLEPPVAAKRAPARPAAKRDRRSWTGWGFIGPFVAVFALVFLAPIGYSIYLSLFRDQLIGGTSFVGLDNYKQALQDDQFWDSLTRVSLFLVIQVPIMLGIALLIALALDSGRLFGKDFFRIAIFLPYAVPAVVATLMWGFMYGTKYGLVGDINTAFDVTLPDPLSSDLVLASIGNIVTWEFIGYNMLIFYSALRVIPLSLYEAAEIDGAGQFRIITAIKLPAIRGALVIATIFSIIGSFQLFNEPAILRPLARNAITTDFTPNFYTYSLSFNGQQHNYSAAVAIIMGLITMVIAYVVQLRGMRKGA; via the coding sequence ATGACGACCCTAGAACCGCCGGTGGCCGCGAAGCGCGCCCCGGCCCGGCCCGCGGCGAAGAGGGACCGCCGCTCATGGACGGGATGGGGGTTCATAGGTCCGTTCGTGGCGGTGTTCGCCCTCGTCTTCCTGGCACCCATCGGGTACTCGATCTATCTGAGCCTCTTCAGGGACCAGCTGATCGGCGGCACGAGTTTCGTCGGTCTGGACAACTACAAGCAGGCTCTGCAGGACGACCAGTTCTGGGACTCCCTGACCCGGGTGTCGCTGTTCCTGGTCATCCAGGTGCCGATCATGCTCGGCATCGCCCTGCTGATCGCCCTGGCCCTGGACAGCGGACGCCTCTTCGGCAAGGACTTCTTCCGCATCGCGATCTTCCTGCCGTACGCGGTGCCCGCCGTGGTCGCCACCCTGATGTGGGGCTTCATGTACGGCACCAAGTACGGCCTGGTGGGTGACATCAACACCGCGTTCGACGTCACGCTGCCCGACCCGCTCTCCAGCGACCTGGTCCTGGCGTCGATCGGCAACATCGTCACCTGGGAGTTCATCGGCTACAACATGCTGATCTTCTACTCCGCGCTGCGGGTCATCCCGCTCTCGCTCTACGAGGCCGCGGAGATCGACGGCGCCGGCCAGTTCCGCATCATCACGGCCATCAAGCTCCCCGCGATCCGCGGTGCCCTCGTCATCGCGACGATCTTCTCGATCATCGGCAGCTTCCAGCTCTTCAACGAACCGGCCATCCTGCGGCCACTGGCGCGCAACGCCATCACGACCGACTTCACCCCGAACTTCTACACGTACTCGCTGTCCTTCAACGGCCAGCAGCACAACTACTCCGCGGCGGTCGCCATCATCATGGGGCTGATCACCATGGTCATCGCCTATGTCGTGCAGCTCCGCGGCATGCGCAAGGGAGCGTGA
- a CDS encoding LacI family DNA-binding transcriptional regulator: MDTADGTSAEPARARARTRKRAARRTQSASMADVARVAGVSSQTVSRVSNGFPGVNEETRQQVLAAMKELGYRPNSAARALKRGEFRTIGVITFGLSTTGNVRTLEAIATSAAHEGYSVTLLPVAVPTQDEVRGAFSRLGELAVDAVIVILEVHLLDASTLSMPPHVQVVVADSDAGDRYTVVDTDQAGGTRTAVRHLLDLGHRTVWHLAGPEGSYAAQRRTDAWRAELLAADRIAPPLVRGDWSAESGYHAGLRIAELPDCTAVFVANDQMALGLLRALHESGRRVPEDVSVIGFDDIPEASSFLPPLTTVHQDFAEVGRLCVEGVLRQMRQDATEHGTTLVPTRLVVRNSTAPPR, from the coding sequence GTGGACACAGCTGACGGCACCTCGGCCGAGCCGGCGCGGGCGCGCGCACGCACCAGGAAGCGGGCCGCCCGCCGTACACAGAGCGCGTCCATGGCGGACGTCGCCAGGGTCGCCGGAGTGTCCTCGCAGACCGTCTCCCGGGTGTCGAACGGTTTCCCCGGCGTCAACGAGGAGACACGGCAGCAGGTCCTCGCCGCCATGAAGGAACTGGGCTACCGCCCCAACAGCGCGGCCCGGGCACTCAAGCGCGGTGAGTTCCGCACCATCGGTGTCATCACCTTCGGCCTGTCCACCACCGGCAACGTGCGCACGCTGGAGGCCATCGCCACCTCGGCGGCCCACGAGGGGTACTCGGTCACCCTGCTGCCGGTCGCCGTACCGACGCAGGACGAGGTGCGCGGAGCCTTCTCGCGCCTCGGTGAGCTGGCCGTCGACGCGGTCATCGTCATCCTCGAAGTGCACCTCCTCGACGCGTCGACCCTCTCCATGCCGCCGCACGTCCAGGTGGTCGTCGCCGACTCCGACGCGGGCGACCGCTACACCGTGGTCGACACCGACCAGGCGGGCGGCACCCGGACCGCCGTACGGCATCTCCTGGACCTCGGGCACCGCACGGTCTGGCACCTCGCCGGCCCCGAGGGCTCCTACGCCGCGCAGCGCCGCACCGACGCCTGGCGCGCCGAACTCCTCGCGGCCGACCGGATCGCACCGCCCCTGGTGCGCGGCGACTGGTCGGCCGAGTCCGGCTACCACGCCGGTCTGCGGATCGCCGAACTGCCGGACTGCACGGCGGTGTTCGTGGCCAACGACCAGATGGCGCTGGGGCTGCTGCGGGCCCTGCACGAGAGCGGTCGCAGAGTGCCCGAGGACGTCAGCGTGATCGGCTTCGACGACATCCCGGAGGCGAGCTCGTTCCTGCCGCCGCTGACCACCGTGCACCAGGACTTCGCGGAGGTGGGTCGGCTGTGCGTGGAGGGTGTGCTGCGGCAGATGCGGCAGGACGCAACGGAGCACGGGACGACACTGGTGCCGACGCGGCTGGTCGTGCGGAACAGCACGGCGCCGCCGCGCTGA
- a CDS encoding family 43 glycosylhydrolase, which produces MVVALLVASPPASAAVTFSSTGVNQNGGNCLDLPGGSTTNATQLRAFTCSSGANQNFGWTPVAGTSDTYTITTQSGQCVDVFGASTADNATIIQWPCHSGTNQQWRLVPVTVSGTDRTFNLVSVSSGKCVTPSGGSSASNTNLVQLPCATANGRVWRLPGFTSGGGTGTHTFTNPLSQHGPDPWLTYYDGSYYLATTTWNSTVTMRRASTLAGLATATDQVIFNLTRPNGAGTMWAPEFHLLDGPNGKRWYFYYTAGREPYDLGTQRIHVLESAGLDPMGPYSFKADLLDPTQDNTWELDPGILQLNGRLYLLGTFYNGSQPMFIRPLSNPWTASGTRRVLSTPTLSWETVGGAVNEGAEVLQRGGRTFIVYSASHCSTPDYKLGMLTYNGTGDPLNSSSWVKSPNPVFQRSNANGVYGPGHNGFFKSPDGTEDWIVYHANNSTSGGCDMNRTTRAQKFTWNADGTPNFGTPVALGVTLTAPSGE; this is translated from the coding sequence ATGGTGGTCGCCCTCCTGGTGGCATCGCCGCCCGCGTCCGCCGCCGTCACGTTCAGTTCGACAGGCGTGAACCAGAACGGCGGCAACTGCCTTGACCTGCCCGGCGGTTCGACGACCAACGCCACCCAGCTGCGCGCGTTCACCTGCAGCTCCGGCGCCAACCAGAACTTCGGCTGGACCCCGGTCGCCGGGACGTCCGACACGTACACGATCACCACGCAGTCCGGTCAGTGCGTCGACGTCTTCGGGGCGTCGACGGCGGACAACGCCACGATCATCCAGTGGCCCTGCCACAGCGGAACGAACCAGCAGTGGCGGCTCGTTCCGGTGACGGTCTCCGGCACGGACAGGACCTTCAACCTGGTCTCCGTCAGCTCGGGCAAGTGCGTGACGCCCAGCGGCGGTTCGTCGGCCTCGAACACCAACCTGGTGCAACTCCCGTGTGCCACCGCGAACGGCAGGGTGTGGCGGCTGCCCGGCTTCACGAGCGGCGGCGGCACCGGTACGCACACGTTCACCAACCCGCTGTCCCAGCACGGGCCCGACCCCTGGCTGACGTACTACGACGGCTCCTACTACCTCGCCACGACCACCTGGAACTCTACGGTCACCATGCGCAGGGCAAGCACGCTCGCGGGTCTTGCCACGGCGACCGACCAGGTGATCTTCAACCTGACCCGGCCCAACGGGGCCGGCACGATGTGGGCCCCGGAGTTCCATCTGCTCGACGGCCCCAACGGGAAGCGGTGGTACTTCTACTACACGGCCGGGCGGGAACCGTACGACCTGGGCACCCAGCGCATCCATGTGCTGGAGAGCGCCGGCCTGGACCCGATGGGGCCCTACAGCTTCAAGGCCGACCTGCTCGACCCGACCCAGGACAACACCTGGGAACTCGACCCGGGCATCCTCCAGTTGAACGGCCGGCTGTACCTGCTGGGAACCTTCTACAACGGCTCGCAGCCCATGTTCATCCGGCCGCTGTCCAACCCGTGGACGGCGAGCGGCACCCGCCGGGTGCTGTCCACCCCGACCCTGAGCTGGGAGACGGTCGGCGGTGCGGTCAACGAGGGCGCCGAGGTGCTCCAGCGGGGCGGCAGGACGTTCATCGTCTACTCGGCCAGCCACTGCTCCACGCCCGACTACAAGCTGGGGATGCTGACGTACAACGGCACCGGCGACCCGCTCAACTCCTCCTCCTGGGTCAAGTCACCGAACCCGGTGTTCCAGCGGTCCAACGCCAACGGCGTGTACGGCCCCGGCCACAACGGGTTCTTCAAGTCCCCTGACGGGACCGAGGACTGGATCGTCTACCACGCCAACAACTCCACCTCCGGCGGCTGCGACATGAACCGCACCACCAGAGCGCAGAAGTTCACCTGGAACGCCGACGGCACACCGAACTTCGGTACGCCGGTCGCGCTCGGCGTCACACTGACCGCGCCTTCGGGCGAGTAA
- a CDS encoding discoidin domain-containing protein: protein MRRPHSLLLRRRRTRVLLVALLLTLASVLTAPPAAAAQTIGFPTFSGPAVPAPPVAQTTGDMMKAIYDAESSGTDFWMDRLLARSGDDPAGPWLMSRGRGLFMKTHDPAVLGFGGHVAYWESVNDQNAYSVAISPGTFTEQVSQRRQMPSHWNSVHTSGSVTVNQTKFITENNVAVTNLSIKNNGSGSTTLQLRATSPYATTGTGSELTGQASAYNNLTTLRPRLTGDGFTVTSGGLNRSVTIAAGATVTAKVVMGFVTDEIPQSLTEYNAYAGYSNATAFATHVRAYNLWWAQNVPYIDVPEPAIKKSVYYRWWLMRFNNLDADIPGQTFQFPTSTEGVLGYNNAIALTQPMHIDDLKYLRNPAYAYGDWLSAGQTSKGGRFLDNPGDPENWSNSYTQYIAEAAWKSYQLHGGQPAIAASLARYAEGDVKGQLAYYDHDNNKLIEYDWGALTGNDADAVSFHWKPGNMDRAESAYQYSGALAAAQAYEATGNTAKANEMRTLATQIKDAIVNVLWNPNRQLFEHRLKSTNEWVPWKEINNYYPFSVGAVPNTATYKQALRLFDDPAQYPVFPFYTANQVDKKAAADAGEPGSNNFSTINSTVQFRLYSSVLRNYPNSWMNATDYKKLLYWNAWAQYAGGNTQWPDANEFWADWNGSSINYRSWIHHNILGSSNWTVVEDVAGLRARGDAKVELSPIDIGWSHFTVNNLRYRNADLSIVWDDPADGVVRYPGIPEGYSIYVNGNRAATVSSLVPFTWDPATGAVTTSGTVTYNTAVAGLQAPNQVVQSSPRMVDMLAKAGVDLTADLTNLASGATASASYTGSGSAVSGAVDGYPTNEPFWGAGGSPNSQDWYELNFGTARTLNEVRLHFKDSRPASTAYRAPSAYNIQYYDGSSWVNAPSQTKTPAAPRANYNLVQFPAVTAQRIRVLATNASGAKTGLTEVKVFNRGGVQPPQPPANQASSATPSASYTSAWESVAAVNDGVDPPSSNDTVNPRWGTWPETGQQWAELTWPTAKTLNKADVYFFDDDQGIDMPSAWKLQYWNGSAYVDMPGAGAYALAKNQYNAVSFTATSTTRLRVLLTSTGTSSVGLLEVKAYGP from the coding sequence ATGAGAAGACCGCACTCCTTACTGCTACGACGCCGGCGCACGAGAGTCCTGCTCGTCGCCCTGCTGCTCACCCTCGCCTCCGTCCTCACCGCGCCCCCGGCCGCCGCCGCGCAGACCATCGGGTTCCCCACGTTCAGCGGTCCCGCGGTCCCGGCCCCGCCCGTCGCCCAGACCACCGGCGACATGATGAAGGCCATCTACGACGCCGAGAGTTCCGGCACCGACTTCTGGATGGACCGGCTGCTGGCCCGCTCCGGCGACGACCCGGCCGGTCCCTGGCTGATGAGCCGTGGCCGCGGGCTCTTCATGAAGACCCACGACCCGGCGGTACTCGGTTTCGGCGGCCATGTCGCCTACTGGGAAAGCGTCAACGACCAGAACGCCTACAGCGTCGCGATCAGCCCGGGCACCTTCACCGAGCAGGTCTCCCAGCGCCGACAGATGCCCAGCCACTGGAACAGCGTCCACACCAGCGGCTCGGTCACGGTGAACCAGACCAAGTTCATCACCGAGAACAACGTGGCCGTGACCAACCTGTCGATCAAGAACAACGGCAGCGGATCGACGACCCTGCAACTGCGGGCGACCTCGCCGTACGCCACAACGGGCACCGGCAGTGAGCTGACCGGCCAGGCGAGCGCCTACAACAACCTGACCACGCTCCGCCCCCGCCTCACCGGCGACGGGTTCACGGTCACCAGCGGCGGCCTCAACCGTTCCGTGACGATCGCGGCCGGGGCCACGGTGACCGCAAAGGTGGTGATGGGCTTCGTCACCGACGAGATCCCCCAGTCGCTCACCGAGTACAACGCCTACGCGGGCTACTCCAACGCGACCGCCTTCGCGACGCACGTCAGGGCCTACAACCTGTGGTGGGCGCAGAACGTGCCCTACATCGACGTACCCGAACCGGCGATCAAGAAGAGCGTCTACTACCGCTGGTGGCTGATGCGCTTCAACAACCTGGACGCCGACATCCCCGGGCAGACCTTCCAGTTCCCGACGTCGACCGAGGGCGTCCTCGGCTACAACAACGCGATCGCGCTGACCCAGCCGATGCACATCGACGACCTGAAGTACCTGCGCAACCCGGCCTACGCGTACGGGGACTGGCTCAGTGCCGGCCAGACCTCCAAGGGCGGGCGCTTCCTCGACAACCCGGGCGACCCGGAGAACTGGTCCAACAGCTACACCCAGTACATCGCCGAGGCGGCCTGGAAGAGCTACCAGCTCCACGGCGGCCAGCCGGCCATCGCCGCCAGCCTGGCGCGCTACGCGGAGGGCGACGTCAAGGGCCAACTGGCCTACTACGACCACGACAACAACAAGCTGATCGAGTACGACTGGGGTGCGCTGACCGGCAACGACGCCGACGCGGTCTCCTTCCACTGGAAGCCCGGCAACATGGACCGCGCCGAGTCCGCCTACCAGTACAGCGGCGCGCTGGCCGCCGCGCAGGCCTACGAGGCGACCGGCAACACCGCCAAGGCGAACGAGATGCGCACGCTCGCGACGCAGATCAAGGACGCCATCGTCAACGTGCTGTGGAACCCCAACCGGCAGTTGTTCGAGCACCGGTTGAAGTCGACGAACGAGTGGGTGCCCTGGAAGGAGATCAACAACTACTACCCGTTCTCGGTCGGCGCCGTCCCCAACACGGCGACGTACAAGCAGGCCCTGCGACTGTTCGACGACCCGGCCCAGTACCCGGTCTTCCCCTTCTACACGGCCAACCAGGTCGACAAGAAGGCGGCGGCCGACGCCGGCGAGCCGGGTTCCAACAACTTCTCCACCATCAACTCCACGGTGCAGTTCAGGCTTTACTCGTCGGTGCTGCGCAACTACCCCAACTCGTGGATGAACGCCACCGACTACAAGAAGCTCCTGTACTGGAACGCCTGGGCGCAGTACGCCGGCGGCAACACCCAGTGGCCGGACGCCAACGAGTTCTGGGCCGACTGGAACGGCAGCAGCATCAACTACCGGTCCTGGATCCACCACAACATCCTGGGCAGCAGCAACTGGACGGTGGTCGAGGACGTCGCGGGGCTCCGGGCGCGGGGCGACGCCAAGGTGGAGCTCTCACCGATCGACATCGGCTGGAGCCACTTCACCGTCAACAACCTCCGCTACCGCAACGCCGATCTGTCCATCGTCTGGGACGACCCGGCCGACGGCGTGGTGCGCTACCCGGGCATCCCGGAGGGCTACTCGATCTACGTCAACGGCAACCGGGCCGCCACCGTCAGCTCCCTGGTGCCCTTCACCTGGGACCCGGCCACCGGTGCCGTCACCACGAGCGGCACGGTCACCTACAACACGGCGGTCGCCGGACTCCAGGCACCCAACCAGGTCGTCCAGAGCAGCCCCCGGATGGTCGACATGCTCGCCAAGGCCGGCGTGGACCTCACCGCCGACCTGACCAACCTGGCCTCCGGGGCGACCGCTTCGGCCTCCTACACCGGGTCCGGCAGCGCGGTCTCGGGCGCTGTCGACGGCTATCCGACCAACGAGCCGTTCTGGGGCGCCGGCGGCTCCCCGAACAGCCAGGACTGGTACGAGCTGAACTTCGGCACCGCTCGCACACTCAACGAGGTGCGCCTGCACTTCAAGGACAGCCGCCCGGCGAGTACGGCCTACCGGGCGCCGTCCGCGTACAACATCCAGTACTACGACGGCAGTTCGTGGGTGAACGCGCCGAGCCAGACCAAGACCCCGGCCGCGCCGCGCGCCAACTACAACCTCGTGCAGTTCCCGGCGGTCACCGCCCAGCGCATCCGCGTCCTGGCCACCAACGCCTCCGGCGCCAAGACGGGCCTGACCGAGGTCAAGGTGTTCAACCGGGGCGGCGTCCAGCCACCGCAGCCACCGGCCAACCAGGCTTCCTCTGCGACGCCCTCCGCGTCGTACACCTCCGCCTGGGAGAGCGTCGCCGCGGTGAACGACGGCGTCGATCCGCCCTCGTCGAACGACACGGTGAACCCGCGCTGGGGGACCTGGCCGGAGACGGGCCAGCAGTGGGCCGAGCTGACCTGGCCGACCGCGAAGACCCTGAACAAGGCCGACGTGTACTTCTTCGACGACGACCAGGGCATCGACATGCCGTCCGCGTGGAAGCTCCAGTACTGGAACGGCAGCGCCTACGTGGACATGCCGGGCGCCGGCGCCTACGCGCTGGCCAAGAACCAGTACAACGCCGTCTCCTTCACCGCCACCAGCACCACCCGGCTACGAGTGCTGCTCACCAGCACCGGCACCAGCTCCGTCGGACTTCTCGAAGTCAAGGCGTACGGACCCTGA
- a CDS encoding PP2C family protein-serine/threonine phosphatase: MSQARHRGGDRWSLRAPRNRPSLLPALPVLVVAAVVLGDLVGGTGTSWLPLLAAGPALAATTNGPRGVLCVGLLAGALAAALGDKSGVPGPEPAAVLSALAAVTLASGLASALRGRRERVLDAVRSVAETAQHALLSPVPATVGPFQVAVRYSAAAAEARIGGDLYALIPTPYGVRLIVGDVRGKGLPAVGTAALVLGVFREAAYDEPDLLAVVDRIERSLARNLGVDDFVTAVVAGYPRTGHLEVVNCGHAPPLLVRASGALMTVEPTHPAPPLGLRTLTGHVPDLQILPFSDGDQLLLYTDGVTEARDRGRAFYPLLEGLARHACDEPARTLDALHEELLAHVGGRLHDDAALLLIRKPTVREVVVPEPSAGGTTGSSSGTTVSEPAVTRPKARSV; the protein is encoded by the coding sequence ATGAGTCAGGCCCGACACCGAGGCGGAGACCGCTGGTCCTTGCGAGCCCCCAGGAACCGCCCGTCCCTGCTTCCCGCCCTGCCCGTCCTGGTCGTCGCCGCCGTCGTCCTCGGCGACCTCGTCGGCGGAACCGGGACGAGCTGGCTGCCACTGCTCGCCGCCGGGCCCGCACTGGCCGCCACCACCAACGGACCGCGCGGTGTCCTCTGCGTCGGCCTTCTCGCCGGAGCACTCGCCGCTGCGCTCGGTGACAAGTCCGGCGTTCCGGGCCCCGAGCCGGCCGCCGTACTGTCCGCACTGGCCGCCGTCACCCTCGCGAGCGGCCTGGCCAGCGCGCTGCGCGGACGCCGGGAAAGAGTCCTCGACGCGGTCCGCTCGGTCGCGGAGACCGCCCAGCACGCGCTCCTCAGCCCCGTACCGGCGACGGTCGGCCCCTTCCAGGTGGCCGTCCGTTACAGCGCGGCGGCGGCCGAGGCCCGGATCGGCGGTGATCTGTACGCGCTGATACCCACGCCGTACGGGGTGAGACTGATCGTCGGCGATGTGCGCGGCAAGGGGCTGCCTGCCGTGGGCACCGCCGCTCTGGTGCTCGGCGTCTTCCGGGAGGCCGCCTACGACGAGCCCGATCTCCTCGCCGTCGTCGACCGGATCGAGCGGAGCCTCGCCCGCAACCTCGGCGTGGACGACTTCGTCACCGCCGTCGTCGCCGGATACCCCAGGACGGGACACCTGGAAGTGGTGAACTGCGGACACGCGCCCCCGCTGCTGGTCCGCGCCTCGGGCGCCCTGATGACGGTGGAGCCCACGCACCCGGCCCCGCCGCTCGGACTGCGCACCCTCACCGGGCACGTCCCCGACCTCCAGATCCTGCCCTTCAGCGACGGCGACCAGCTCCTGCTGTACACCGACGGGGTCACCGAGGCCCGTGACCGGGGGCGTGCCTTCTACCCGCTCCTCGAAGGACTGGCCCGGCACGCCTGCGACGAGCCCGCCCGCACGCTCGACGCACTCCACGAGGAACTGCTGGCCCACGTGGGCGGACGGCTCCACGACGACGCGGCGCTGCTCCTCATCCGCAAACCGACGGTCCGGGAAGTGGTGGTTCCCGAACCGTCGGCGGGCGGAACAACAGGCTCAAGCTCTGGAACCACGGTTTCCGAACCGGCCGTTACTCGCCCGAAGGCGCGGTCAGTGTGA